A single Crateriforma conspicua DNA region contains:
- a CDS encoding alpha-amylase/4-alpha-glucanotransferase domain-containing protein, whose translation MSTPNASLCLVLHNHQPIGNFDGVFEQAYQDSYLPFLDVFEPYDRLNISLHTSGPLMLWLAEHHPEYLDRLRLLVEAGRVEIVGGPQYEPILTMLPSRDRVGQIQAYAHWLQRNLGATPMGMWTPERVWESTLTSDVVDAGIQYTVLDDYHFKAAGLADDELTSYFLVEDQGRVLRIFPGSERLRYTIPFRPPSETIDYCREVAARHPGAVLTFGDDGEKFGTWPDTKVHVYDRGWLRSFFDALTENSHWLHTVTLQEAVQNTPPAGRAYLPDCSYREMTEWSLPVAAQDTLHDLQHEMENDPHWKSLQQFIRGGYWRNFKVKYDETNEMYSRMMHVSGRLADAEAAGRDSGELATVRDDLYRGQCNCPYWHGAFGGVYLPHLRNAIFQHLIAADNELDRIVGGGAVQADAADYNFDGQQEVRLSNNRLCAWVAPGRGGRMYELDVRDICHNLLATLQRRPESYHRQVLAGPSTGGDDEAASIHDRVVFKQADLDKRLQYDRYARKSLMDHFYDEDATLEAVMRGEATERGDFVELPFEAKLRRGSDRVQIQMRRDGNAWGIPITMTKAVTLSENSDRMQVTYLLENLPPGRPLHFAIELNFAGMPAGADDRYFSDVDGNRLGQLGEMLDLKNVRGLKLSDRWLGLDVDLAIGRESGIWAFPIETVSLSEGGFELVHQSVCVQPHWIVTGDADGRWAVQFELAATCEQAADQPVEKAVAQM comes from the coding sequence ATGTCGACACCGAACGCATCTCTTTGCCTCGTCCTGCACAATCACCAGCCGATCGGGAATTTTGATGGCGTCTTTGAACAGGCGTATCAGGACAGTTACCTGCCGTTTTTGGATGTGTTTGAGCCCTATGATCGGCTGAACATTTCCCTGCACACATCCGGCCCGTTGATGCTGTGGTTGGCCGAGCATCATCCGGAGTACTTGGATCGCTTGCGTTTGTTGGTCGAAGCCGGCCGAGTCGAAATCGTCGGCGGTCCCCAGTACGAACCGATCCTGACGATGTTGCCGTCACGGGACCGCGTGGGCCAAATTCAGGCGTACGCGCACTGGCTGCAGCGGAATCTTGGGGCGACACCGATGGGGATGTGGACGCCCGAGCGGGTCTGGGAATCGACGCTGACCAGCGATGTGGTCGATGCCGGCATCCAGTACACCGTGCTGGACGACTATCACTTCAAAGCGGCCGGACTGGCCGACGACGAACTGACTAGCTATTTCTTGGTCGAAGACCAAGGGCGTGTGCTGCGAATCTTCCCGGGTTCGGAACGACTGCGTTACACGATCCCGTTTCGGCCGCCGTCGGAAACCATCGACTATTGCCGCGAAGTGGCCGCACGTCACCCGGGTGCCGTGCTGACGTTTGGCGATGACGGCGAAAAGTTTGGGACTTGGCCCGATACCAAGGTCCACGTGTACGACCGGGGTTGGTTGCGTTCCTTCTTTGACGCGTTGACCGAAAATTCGCATTGGCTGCACACCGTCACGCTGCAGGAAGCGGTTCAGAACACGCCGCCGGCCGGACGAGCTTATCTGCCCGATTGCAGCTATCGCGAAATGACCGAATGGTCGCTGCCGGTGGCCGCGCAGGACACGCTGCATGATCTGCAGCACGAGATGGAGAACGACCCGCACTGGAAATCGCTTCAGCAATTCATCCGTGGTGGCTACTGGCGAAACTTCAAAGTCAAGTACGACGAAACCAACGAGATGTATTCGCGGATGATGCACGTCAGCGGTCGTTTGGCCGATGCCGAAGCCGCCGGTCGTGACAGCGGTGAATTGGCGACCGTCCGCGATGACTTGTATCGCGGCCAGTGCAATTGCCCGTACTGGCACGGTGCTTTTGGCGGCGTTTACCTGCCGCACCTGCGCAATGCGATCTTCCAACACTTGATTGCAGCGGACAACGAACTGGATCGCATTGTCGGTGGTGGTGCCGTTCAAGCCGACGCGGCCGATTACAACTTTGACGGTCAACAGGAAGTGCGTCTGAGCAACAACCGACTGTGCGCTTGGGTTGCACCGGGTCGCGGCGGGCGAATGTACGAACTGGACGTCCGCGACATCTGCCACAACCTGTTGGCCACGCTCCAGCGGCGTCCCGAAAGTTATCACCGCCAAGTCTTGGCAGGCCCCAGCACCGGCGGCGACGATGAAGCCGCCAGCATCCATGATCGGGTTGTTTTCAAGCAAGCCGATTTGGACAAACGTTTGCAGTACGATCGATATGCTCGCAAGAGTCTGATGGATCACTTCTATGACGAAGACGCAACGTTGGAAGCCGTCATGCGTGGCGAAGCGACCGAGCGTGGTGATTTCGTGGAACTGCCATTCGAGGCCAAGTTGCGGCGCGGGTCGGATCGCGTTCAGATTCAAATGCGTCGTGACGGCAATGCCTGGGGCATTCCGATCACGATGACCAAGGCGGTAACGCTGTCGGAAAACAGCGACCGGATGCAAGTCACTTACTTGCTGGAAAACTTGCCGCCGGGACGCCCGCTGCACTTCGCGATCGAATTGAATTTCGCCGGGATGCCCGCCGGTGCGGACGATCGTTACTTCAGCGATGTCGACGGCAATCGTCTGGGGCAACTCGGCGAAATGCTGGATCTGAAAAACGTCCGCGGTTTGAAGTTGTCCGACCGCTGGTTGGGGCTGGATGTCGATTTGGCGATTGGTCGTGAATCCGGCATCTGGGCCTTCCCGATCGAAACGGTCAGCCTAAGCGAAGGTGGTTTCGAACTGGTTCACCAGAGCGTCTGTGTTCAGCCGCACTGGATCGTGACCGGCGATGCCGATGGGCGTTGGGCGGTTCAGTTCGAACTGGCCGCCACGTGCGAACAAGCGGCGGATCAGCCGGTCGAAAAGGCCGTCGCCCAAATGTAG
- a CDS encoding Lpg1974 family pore-forming outer membrane protein: protein MNMKFFARILPALAVFGLGSLACSANHPAAPSDWQTFLANSRSGCGCNTGPSVMTYGPTYSQPSPYVTSPHVVSPGPGCSTGDSSIGAYGGSITATPGMINGGASAGVGPTVTGPAMAGSVMGGSEACGSAGVGGPYGGGVYGGGYGGSIIAGNAYSTGGYGYGAACAPAPQPIYRPRFSLSGFYGGFEFLWLRAHFDQNVAMIIDPPVGNRLVPFDYSYDFSPRVWLGWENCRGNGFRATYFRYEDEADIEQFTAAAGQVPVYVEVYGAGGNLARNAYADAIGETLTSSHRLELQSLDLEATHLFEWCAMRARMGFGLRLAEMEQNLHARVYLPDGTLEEIVTNDLSFRGVGPTVSMMFTQPLWKSRFSLYGNLRGSLLMAETEQYIYEMKGAYTTELVDIAEQREILTNLEMGIGIQFGQSIGRRAGMFVRAGYETQVWFDAGGPVDSHSTIGLEGITLGAGLSF, encoded by the coding sequence ATGAACATGAAGTTCTTTGCCAGGATCCTGCCGGCACTGGCCGTCTTCGGCCTCGGTAGCCTGGCTTGCAGCGCGAACCATCCCGCCGCGCCCTCGGACTGGCAAACCTTTCTTGCCAACAGTCGCTCCGGATGCGGATGCAACACCGGGCCGTCGGTGATGACCTACGGCCCGACCTATTCCCAGCCATCACCTTACGTCACGTCACCACACGTTGTGTCGCCGGGGCCAGGCTGTTCGACCGGCGATTCGTCGATCGGTGCCTACGGTGGCAGCATCACCGCCACGCCGGGCATGATCAATGGCGGCGCGTCGGCCGGCGTCGGCCCCACGGTGACCGGACCCGCCATGGCCGGAAGCGTCATGGGTGGTTCGGAGGCGTGCGGATCGGCGGGCGTCGGCGGACCATACGGTGGCGGTGTTTATGGCGGCGGCTACGGTGGTTCCATCATCGCGGGCAACGCTTATTCGACCGGCGGTTATGGTTACGGCGCCGCGTGCGCCCCGGCACCCCAACCGATTTATCGCCCGCGGTTTTCGCTGTCCGGCTTTTACGGCGGCTTTGAATTCTTGTGGCTTCGCGCCCACTTCGACCAAAACGTGGCGATGATCATCGACCCGCCGGTGGGCAACCGATTGGTGCCGTTTGATTACAGCTATGACTTTTCACCCCGCGTCTGGCTGGGATGGGAAAACTGCCGGGGCAACGGATTCCGCGCCACGTATTTCCGCTATGAAGACGAAGCGGATATCGAGCAATTCACCGCCGCCGCCGGACAGGTTCCGGTTTACGTGGAAGTCTATGGTGCCGGCGGCAACTTGGCCCGTAACGCCTACGCCGACGCGATCGGCGAAACGCTGACGTCGTCACACCGCTTGGAACTGCAGTCGTTGGACTTGGAAGCAACGCACCTGTTTGAATGGTGTGCGATGCGTGCTCGCATGGGCTTCGGTCTGCGATTGGCGGAGATGGAACAAAATCTTCACGCCCGCGTTTACCTGCCCGATGGCACGCTGGAAGAAATCGTCACCAACGATTTGTCGTTCCGCGGTGTCGGACCGACCGTTTCGATGATGTTCACGCAACCGTTGTGGAAGTCACGATTCTCGCTGTACGGCAACTTGCGCGGTTCGCTGCTGATGGCGGAAACCGAGCAGTACATCTACGAGATGAAGGGCGCTTACACGACCGAGTTGGTCGACATCGCCGAACAACGCGAAATCCTGACGAACCTGGAAATGGGCATCGGCATCCAGTTCGGCCAATCGATTGGTCGCCGTGCAGGCATGTTCGTGCGTGCCGGGTATGAAACCCAAGTGTGGTTCGACGCTGGCGGACCGGTCGATTCGCACAGCACCATTGGGCTGGAAGGCATCACCCTGGGCGCCGGACTTAGCTTCTGA
- a CDS encoding sensor histidine kinase, translating into MAPSDPQTSTDQLRSQYEELAELAGSLAHEIKNPLSIIHMNIDLLSEDLAELDGAESRRCQDRVDMVRDQCERMEALLRDFLRYARLRDIDLVPGSLNDQVIRVLKAYQAQADAGHIRIHEYLDPDLPAILLHSDSLQSALINLVKNALEAMDEGGELWARTYTTRGGVALDLIDNGCGLEDNTVMHMFEPFYSTKEGGSGLGLPTARKIIEAHGGRISVQSEIGRGTKFTLEFPVPPRLSGTAS; encoded by the coding sequence ATGGCCCCGTCCGATCCGCAGACCTCGACCGATCAACTGCGCAGCCAGTACGAAGAACTTGCCGAGCTGGCCGGATCGCTGGCCCATGAAATCAAGAATCCGCTGTCGATCATCCACATGAACATCGACTTGCTAAGCGAAGACTTGGCAGAACTGGATGGCGCCGAATCCAGACGCTGCCAAGACCGTGTCGACATGGTGCGCGATCAATGCGAGCGAATGGAGGCGTTGCTGCGGGACTTTCTGCGCTACGCTCGTCTGCGCGACATCGACTTGGTCCCCGGCAGCCTGAACGACCAAGTGATCCGTGTGCTGAAGGCCTACCAGGCTCAAGCCGACGCCGGCCACATCCGCATCCACGAGTATTTGGATCCGGACCTTCCCGCGATCTTGCTGCACAGCGATTCGCTTCAATCCGCATTGATCAACTTGGTCAAAAATGCGCTGGAAGCGATGGACGAAGGCGGCGAACTGTGGGCCCGCACCTACACCACTCGCGGCGGCGTCGCGTTGGATTTGATCGACAACGGATGCGGCTTGGAAGACAACACTGTCATGCACATGTTCGAACCGTTCTACAGCACCAAGGAAGGCGGCAGTGGCCTGGGGCTGCCCACAGCACGGAAGATCATCGAAGCGCATGGTGGCCGAATCAGTGTGCAAAGTGAGATCGGACGCGGCACCAAGTTCACGCTGGAATTCCCCGTGCCACCACGCCTGAGCGGCACCGCTTCGTAA
- a CDS encoding LL-diaminopimelate aminotransferase: MSTASSESVAADPYFQELFADRIGGNKYGKDTEIYKFEKIKRAKRKALADHPDRKLLDFGIGENDSMADSAVREVMRQEIDKTENRGYADNGVGEYKEAAARFMQRNFGVELDPASQINHCIGSKPAYAMLPAVFINPGDVTLMTVPGYPVAGTHTRYYGGDVFKLPLLPENGFLPDLDAVPDDIYRRAKLLVINYPNSPTGRTAPPEFFEKVVRLAKEKQFVVVHDAAHILLTFDGPPRSFLQTPGAMDVGIEVHSMSKGYDMIGWRMGFVAGHPRIVSAFADVKDNSDSGQFIATQKAAAAALEDDSIPQRIREKYRRRMEKLVAVLKDCGFECEMPGGTYFLYTKAPTGTESGETFAKAEDATRHLIEQFGIVTVPWDDAGSYLRFSVTYVAETEADEDALMQETKRRLSDAALVF; this comes from the coding sequence ATGTCGACCGCTTCTTCCGAATCCGTTGCCGCCGACCCGTATTTCCAGGAACTGTTTGCCGATCGCATCGGCGGAAACAAGTACGGCAAAGACACCGAGATCTACAAGTTTGAAAAGATCAAACGTGCCAAGCGAAAAGCCCTGGCGGACCATCCCGACCGAAAGTTGCTGGACTTTGGGATCGGCGAAAACGATTCGATGGCCGATTCGGCGGTCCGCGAGGTCATGCGCCAGGAAATCGACAAAACGGAAAACCGTGGCTATGCCGACAACGGTGTCGGCGAATACAAGGAAGCCGCGGCGCGGTTCATGCAACGCAACTTTGGTGTCGAACTTGATCCGGCCAGCCAGATCAATCACTGCATCGGCAGCAAGCCCGCGTATGCGATGTTGCCCGCGGTTTTCATCAACCCCGGTGATGTGACGCTGATGACCGTCCCCGGGTATCCGGTCGCCGGGACCCACACCCGGTACTATGGCGGCGATGTTTTCAAGCTGCCGCTGTTGCCCGAAAACGGATTCCTGCCGGATTTGGACGCGGTGCCTGATGACATTTATCGTCGCGCGAAACTGTTGGTGATCAACTATCCCAATTCACCGACCGGGCGAACCGCTCCGCCGGAGTTTTTCGAGAAAGTCGTTCGTCTGGCCAAAGAGAAACAGTTTGTCGTCGTCCACGATGCCGCCCACATCCTGTTGACCTTTGACGGCCCGCCACGCAGCTTTCTGCAGACCCCCGGGGCGATGGACGTCGGCATCGAAGTTCATTCGATGAGCAAGGGATACGACATGATCGGTTGGCGGATGGGATTCGTCGCCGGGCACCCGCGAATCGTTTCCGCTTTCGCCGATGTCAAAGACAACAGCGACAGCGGTCAATTCATCGCCACCCAAAAGGCGGCCGCGGCGGCTTTGGAGGACGATTCAATCCCCCAACGGATTCGCGAAAAGTATCGCCGCCGGATGGAAAAGTTGGTGGCCGTGCTGAAGGACTGTGGCTTCGAATGCGAAATGCCGGGCGGAACCTATTTCCTGTACACCAAGGCGCCCACCGGAACGGAATCAGGCGAAACCTTTGCCAAGGCCGAAGACGCCACACGACACCTGATCGAACAGTTCGGGATCGTCACCGTGCCTTGGGACGACGCGGGCAGCTATCTGAGATTCAGCGTGACCTACGTCGCGGAGACGGAAGCCGACGAAGATGCATTGATGCAGGAAACCAAGCGACGGTTGAGCGACGCGGCGCTGGTTTTCTGA
- the rpsT gene encoding 30S ribosomal protein S20, with protein sequence MPNTASAKKRLRQNETRRLRNRAARSTVRTSIRKVREAVKAGNGDDAQTAYRVAQKQLDQAAAKNLIHRNAAARTKARLNKLVKTVTAA encoded by the coding sequence ATGCCAAATACCGCCAGCGCCAAGAAACGACTTCGTCAAAACGAGACCCGCCGTCTGCGAAACCGTGCGGCTCGCAGCACCGTGCGTACCTCGATCCGTAAAGTCCGCGAAGCGGTCAAGGCGGGCAACGGTGATGACGCTCAAACCGCCTACCGCGTTGCACAAAAGCAACTGGATCAGGCAGCCGCCAAAAATTTGATCCATCGCAACGCGGCGGCACGCACCAAGGCACGCCTGAACAAATTGGTGAAAACCGTCACCGCCGCCTAA
- the cobA gene encoding uroporphyrinogen-III C-methyltransferase: MSPDPNRNRPPQPETPPPAAADGVRTGVGPDTAFGTGGPITNCDDGQRCDVDSADWQVALVGAGCGDAGLLTLRGRDALACCDVVLFDGLANADLLCHVRPSATRICVGKHGQSRIWSQDEINAEIVRHAAAGLRVVRLKGGDPAVFARTGEEIQAVRSAGLRFMIVPGITAALAAGSYAGIPITHRGVASAVALVTGHEEPGKPQSALDWPALARFPGTLVIYMGVTTAKVWSESLIAGGKSAETPVAIVRRCSLADQQVIHCRLDEVADRLAPGQRIRPPVISIVGDVTRLAETMSWFDRRPLFGKRVLVTRPESDNDTLVQRLSALGADVRHQPAIAVGALDDMTELDQAIDQLDRQDFLVFCSVHGVNYFLDRFCQQHDVRKLAGLRIAAVGRKTAQALRGHRIHTDLVPNDYTGDALVDLLVDSKLARGLVVRASRGNDAWVQRLCEMGVNVSQVAAYRNEDVQDWPSSVCDDVHGGRIDWVTVTSSATARSVDRLLGHRWGHVKVAALSPVTADTLSQLGVRPDVVADPYTMDALADAIAHFETNVSAKMDAGSDQPSGESDERRN, from the coding sequence ATGAGCCCTGATCCGAATCGGAACCGACCACCGCAACCCGAAACGCCGCCACCGGCCGCCGCCGATGGTGTTCGCACCGGCGTTGGCCCGGATACGGCCTTCGGCACCGGCGGCCCGATCACGAATTGCGATGATGGGCAGCGGTGCGACGTGGATTCGGCCGACTGGCAGGTCGCCTTGGTCGGCGCCGGATGTGGGGATGCGGGACTGCTGACGCTTCGCGGTCGCGATGCCCTGGCCTGCTGTGACGTGGTCCTGTTCGACGGTCTGGCCAATGCGGATTTGTTGTGTCACGTCCGTCCATCGGCCACCCGGATTTGTGTCGGCAAACACGGCCAGTCGCGGATTTGGTCCCAAGATGAAATCAACGCCGAAATCGTTCGACATGCTGCGGCGGGTCTGCGCGTCGTGCGGCTGAAGGGGGGCGACCCGGCGGTGTTTGCTCGAACCGGCGAAGAAATCCAAGCCGTACGATCGGCGGGGCTGCGGTTCATGATCGTTCCGGGGATCACCGCCGCATTGGCGGCCGGATCCTACGCCGGCATTCCGATCACGCATCGCGGCGTCGCGTCGGCGGTTGCCTTGGTCACGGGACACGAAGAACCGGGGAAGCCACAGTCGGCATTGGATTGGCCTGCCTTGGCCCGTTTTCCGGGCACCTTGGTGATTTACATGGGCGTGACCACGGCAAAGGTCTGGTCCGAATCTTTGATCGCCGGCGGAAAGTCGGCCGAGACTCCGGTGGCGATCGTGCGGCGTTGCAGCTTGGCCGATCAACAGGTGATCCATTGTCGCTTGGACGAAGTCGCCGACCGTCTGGCGCCCGGGCAACGAATCCGCCCGCCGGTGATTTCGATCGTGGGCGATGTCACGCGTCTGGCCGAAACGATGTCTTGGTTCGATCGACGCCCTTTGTTTGGAAAACGCGTGCTGGTGACGCGGCCCGAAAGCGACAACGACACGCTGGTGCAACGGTTATCGGCGTTGGGAGCCGACGTTCGTCACCAACCCGCGATCGCGGTCGGCGCGTTGGATGACATGACGGAGCTGGATCAGGCGATCGACCAGTTGGACCGACAAGATTTTCTGGTCTTCTGCAGCGTCCACGGGGTGAACTACTTTTTGGATCGGTTCTGTCAGCAGCACGACGTTCGCAAGCTTGCGGGGCTGCGGATTGCCGCGGTCGGAAGAAAAACGGCCCAGGCACTTCGTGGGCACCGAATCCATACCGATCTGGTTCCCAACGATTACACCGGCGACGCGTTGGTGGACTTATTGGTCGACTCGAAGCTGGCCCGTGGGCTGGTCGTCCGCGCCAGCCGTGGCAACGACGCATGGGTTCAACGGCTGTGCGAAATGGGGGTCAATGTGTCGCAGGTGGCTGCGTACCGCAACGAAGATGTGCAAGATTGGCCGTCGTCGGTGTGCGATGATGTCCACGGTGGTCGGATCGACTGGGTGACGGTCACCAGCAGCGCGACGGCGCGTTCGGTGGATCGATTGCTCGGCCACCGCTGGGGTCACGTCAAAGTGGCGGCTCTCAGCCCCGTGACGGCGGACACGTTGTCGCAGTTGGGGGTGCGCCCCGATGTGGTGGCCGATCCATACACGATGGACGCGCTTGCGGACGCAATCGCACACTTCGAAACCAACGTCTCGGCTAAAATGGACGCGGGGTCCGATCAACCATCAGGGGAATCCGATGAACGGCGAAACTAA
- a CDS encoding group I truncated hemoglobin → MNGETNQQLFERIGGPDQMKAIVDDMYARVLTDPELAHFFADTSMERLKKMQFQFLASAFDGPVEYTGAELTKVHAGRGIMAYHFAKFCGHFADAMEAHGIERVDIDLALARLAIYKDRVTGDTNVDG, encoded by the coding sequence ATGAACGGCGAAACTAACCAACAACTGTTTGAACGGATCGGCGGCCCCGATCAGATGAAGGCGATCGTCGACGACATGTACGCTCGTGTGTTGACCGATCCGGAACTGGCGCACTTTTTTGCTGACACGTCGATGGAACGGCTGAAGAAGATGCAGTTCCAGTTCTTGGCGTCCGCGTTCGACGGACCGGTCGAATACACCGGCGCCGAATTGACCAAGGTGCACGCCGGTCGTGGCATCATGGCTTATCACTTTGCCAAGTTTTGCGGCCACTTTGCCGATGCGATGGAAGCCCATGGGATTGAGAGGGTCGATATCGATCTGGCGCTTGCTCGCTTGGCGATCTACAAGGACCGTGTCACCGGCGACACCAACGTGGACGGCTGA
- a CDS encoding carboxymuconolactone decarboxylase family protein, with product MIPKRYKQMHEDHPEFMRAYESLGKASREAGPLSDREVALVKLAISLGAGLEGAAHSHCRKALEAGCRPDDLRHVAMLSAPTIGFPTMMRAKSWVEDVLAKHESLSASDGDSPKSTS from the coding sequence ATGATTCCCAAACGCTATAAGCAGATGCACGAGGACCATCCCGAGTTCATGCGTGCCTACGAATCGTTGGGCAAAGCCTCGCGGGAGGCCGGTCCACTTTCCGATCGCGAAGTCGCATTGGTCAAGCTGGCCATTTCCTTGGGCGCCGGATTGGAAGGCGCCGCGCATTCCCATTGTCGAAAGGCGCTGGAAGCGGGATGCCGCCCGGATGATCTTCGGCATGTGGCAATGCTGTCCGCACCGACGATCGGTTTCCCCACCATGATGCGTGCCAAGTCTTGGGTCGAAGACGTCTTGGCAAAGCACGAATCGCTGTCCGCAAGCGATGGTGATTCACCCAAGTCCACCTCCTAG
- a CDS encoding molybdopterin-binding protein: MATTDSCSQAQDSDDLFPIVGAVLCGGRSSRLGTDKFALRHPNGSTLLQHACGRLAALTSSVAVVGGGDVDPDFLALPDAADDQGPVAGIVAALRWAKSQNAVGCLVTPVDMPGLTVADLAALLGLWERNASHPACLVHADDERVQPLVGVYPVAAIDQLQALLHTPHRSLSRWLNQRSFDSLVLPADRMININRPQDWQAFLQSFRSDMNANLRFQTPGQAIDAVADRLSVVAVDSAVDDVCGRVLASDVTADRDSPAADVSAMDGYALREEDRKQGVALEISGHALPGSPPPRIAPGCVAKIFTGAVVPDEADLVIRREDVIESEHSIVLADAAMACPVGANIRRAGENVPRGGPVLSRGQLIRSPQRAALENFGVDRPTVYRRVRVTVITTGDELVIASQVSSAPLQPWQIRNSNQAALIAALRPHRWIDLAKPLHAIDDPETLRQTVDQAIQGSDAVLLTGGVSAGDHDYVPAIVRQLGADVIFHKLPIRPGKPILAAVSEQGKLIVGLPGNPVSATMGCRRFVQPWLSKMAGIGHWKPSPPSVRLQSPGTKTLPLHWMRGVRVIAPGLAVPVVGRGSGDLVALGQTDGFVELPPDASGEGPWPFFDWA, from the coding sequence ATGGCCACGACGGACTCGTGTTCCCAGGCCCAGGATTCGGATGATTTGTTTCCGATCGTGGGTGCCGTGCTGTGTGGTGGGCGGTCGTCGCGTTTGGGAACGGACAAGTTTGCCTTGCGTCATCCCAATGGGTCCACGCTGTTACAGCATGCTTGCGGGCGATTGGCGGCGTTGACTTCATCGGTCGCCGTCGTGGGTGGTGGCGACGTTGATCCCGATTTCCTGGCGTTGCCCGATGCTGCTGATGATCAAGGTCCGGTTGCGGGCATCGTCGCGGCGCTTCGCTGGGCCAAGTCACAAAACGCCGTGGGTTGTCTCGTCACGCCGGTGGACATGCCCGGTTTGACGGTCGCCGATCTGGCCGCGTTGTTGGGCCTTTGGGAACGAAACGCGTCACACCCGGCGTGTCTGGTGCATGCCGACGACGAACGGGTACAACCGCTGGTCGGTGTTTATCCGGTTGCTGCTATCGACCAGCTGCAGGCCTTGCTTCACACGCCGCACCGCAGTCTGTCTCGCTGGCTGAACCAGCGTTCCTTCGATTCGTTGGTGCTGCCCGCCGATCGAATGATCAACATCAACCGGCCACAGGACTGGCAAGCTTTTCTTCAATCCTTCCGATCCGACATGAACGCAAACCTCCGCTTTCAAACACCCGGCCAAGCCATTGATGCCGTCGCCGATCGCTTGTCGGTCGTTGCGGTGGACTCAGCCGTCGATGACGTCTGCGGTCGTGTGTTGGCGTCCGATGTGACGGCCGATCGTGACAGCCCGGCGGCCGATGTGTCTGCGATGGATGGTTACGCCCTTCGCGAAGAAGATCGGAAACAAGGCGTTGCACTGGAGATTTCGGGTCACGCCCTGCCCGGAAGTCCGCCGCCCCGCATCGCGCCCGGGTGCGTCGCAAAGATCTTCACCGGCGCGGTGGTACCCGACGAAGCGGACTTGGTCATTCGCCGCGAAGATGTGATCGAATCCGAGCATTCAATCGTGCTGGCGGATGCGGCGATGGCGTGCCCCGTGGGGGCAAACATTCGACGCGCCGGTGAAAACGTTCCTCGTGGTGGACCTGTGTTGTCCCGCGGCCAGTTGATTCGGTCGCCACAGCGGGCCGCCTTGGAAAACTTTGGCGTCGATCGCCCCACGGTTTATCGTCGTGTCCGTGTCACCGTGATCACCACGGGCGACGAATTGGTCATTGCGTCCCAGGTATCCTCGGCGCCGCTGCAGCCATGGCAGATTCGCAACAGCAACCAAGCGGCATTGATTGCGGCGCTACGGCCACACCGGTGGATCGACTTGGCAAAACCTCTTCACGCGATCGACGATCCTGAAACGCTTCGCCAAACCGTTGATCAAGCAATCCAAGGGAGTGACGCGGTCTTATTGACCGGCGGTGTTTCGGCCGGCGATCACGATTACGTTCCCGCGATCGTTCGCCAACTTGGTGCGGACGTGATCTTTCACAAATTGCCCATTCGCCCCGGCAAACCGATTTTGGCCGCCGTGTCGGAACAGGGAAAGCTGATTGTCGGACTGCCCGGCAACCCCGTCAGCGCCACGATGGGATGTCGCCGATTCGTTCAGCCTTGGCTGTCGAAGATGGCTGGCATCGGCCATTGGAAGCCTTCGCCGCCGTCGGTGCGTTTACAGTCGCCGGGGACAAAGACTTTGCCGCTGCACTGGATGCGCGGCGTGCGTGTGATCGCACCGGGGTTGGCCGTCCCCGTCGTCGGTCGTGGTTCCGGTGACTTGGTTGCGTTGGGCCAGACTGACGGATTCGTTGAACTGCCGCCCGATGCATCCGGCGAAGGTCCATGGCCGTTTTTCGATTGGGCATGA